One window of Isachenkonia alkalipeptolytica genomic DNA carries:
- a CDS encoding HRDC domain-containing protein, with amino-acid sequence MGLFDKMKEPVFLKEATSTREHLEKLEELAPKVDPSMKKQIEKEIKLLSIGLFGEDNIAFELKNSGMPMYIMRDMYIEANGLSAQIDYIIVTRKINFVVECKNLIGDIDIDREGNFIRKYNLFGKPIKEGIYSPVTQNERHLEVIRQKQMERKGNILEKAIFNKFFDTTFQSLVVLANPKSVLNVRYANKDIKKQVIRADQLNRYIKDKLAKSKEAPHNDKNLEQEAKAILSMHQKKEFDYSKYVMAAAKTPAEKPERKVESTPATKEVAKPNEVSKGKGKAVTKTFNKDSRTEIEEKLKAFRLQKSREEKIKPYYVFNNKQMEDLISKNPKDKKALLKVDGFGPKKVEKYGKEILGILITNG; translated from the coding sequence ATGGGATTATTCGACAAAATGAAAGAGCCGGTGTTTCTAAAAGAGGCTACCAGCACAAGGGAGCACTTAGAAAAACTGGAGGAGCTCGCACCGAAAGTGGATCCATCCATGAAAAAGCAGATTGAAAAGGAAATCAAGTTACTCTCCATCGGTCTTTTCGGCGAGGATAACATAGCCTTTGAACTGAAAAATAGCGGGATGCCGATGTATATTATGCGGGATATGTATATTGAAGCCAATGGTCTATCCGCTCAAATTGATTACATAATCGTTACCAGAAAGATAAATTTCGTAGTGGAGTGTAAGAATCTTATCGGGGATATTGATATTGACCGGGAAGGGAACTTTATTAGAAAGTATAACCTATTTGGAAAACCCATAAAAGAAGGGATTTATTCACCGGTTACTCAAAATGAACGGCACTTGGAAGTTATTCGTCAAAAGCAAATGGAAAGGAAAGGGAATATTTTAGAAAAAGCTATATTCAATAAGTTCTTTGACACCACTTTTCAATCCTTAGTTGTTTTGGCAAACCCCAAATCCGTATTGAATGTACGCTATGCCAATAAGGATATTAAAAAGCAGGTGATCCGGGCTGATCAACTGAACCGCTACATAAAGGATAAGCTGGCCAAATCAAAAGAGGCACCACATAATGACAAAAATCTGGAACAAGAGGCGAAGGCGATTTTATCTATGCATCAAAAGAAAGAGTTTGATTATAGTAAGTATGTAATGGCTGCTGCCAAAACCCCGGCAGAAAAACCGGAAAGAAAAGTAGAAAGTACACCTGCAACTAAAGAGGTAGCAAAACCAAATGAAGTATCAAAAGGTAAAGGCAAAGCGGTGACAAAAACCTTTAATAAAGATTCCAGAACAGAGATAGAGGAGAAGTTAAAAGCTTTTAGGCTACAAAAGAGCCGAGAAGAAAAGATTAAACCATATTACGTATTTAATAATAAGCAGATGGAGGATTTGATTAGTAAAAATCCAAAAGATAAAAAGGCTTTGCTGAAGGTGGATGGTTTTGGGCCGAAGAAGGTTGAGAAGTATGGAAAAGAGATTTTAGGGATTTTGATAACAAACGGTTAA